One genomic window of Caldivirga maquilingensis IC-167 includes the following:
- the glcT gene encoding glucose ABC transporter permease GlcT produces MRSNLKIIFTFSLPVLFFGAFLLYIFAWTYYYSFTNWSLFNPTPQFVGLQTYIKILKTPITVASLERSLLLAVLVVAAGNVVGIAIAGLLFFLRSNVQRNVYLSIIIYPFAMPMIASAFVWLWLYNVQYGFDWLFKLMGLPTINWLGSSNAFWSIFLITIWAYSGLAVLFYLAMLMNVPSSIIDAAKVDGAGTMTIYLRVLLPNARGALIISSALLFLFALRIFSLPYGMVGLNPFVETAVINLYWDYITEFFAESTAIAGILIAISVAVIVPYALYGLKRWVLQG; encoded by the coding sequence ATGAGATCTAATCTCAAAATTATATTTACATTTTCCCTACCCGTACTATTCTTCGGCGCCTTCTTACTCTACATATTCGCGTGGACTTATTACTACTCGTTTACGAATTGGTCATTATTTAATCCAACGCCTCAATTCGTGGGTTTACAGACATACATTAAGATTTTAAAGACACCAATCACCGTAGCCTCCCTGGAGAGGTCCCTGCTACTTGCGGTATTAGTTGTTGCTGCTGGTAATGTGGTTGGTATTGCCATAGCCGGCTTATTATTCTTCCTAAGGAGTAATGTTCAGCGTAATGTGTACCTATCAATAATAATATACCCATTTGCAATGCCCATGATAGCCAGCGCCTTCGTATGGCTGTGGCTGTATAATGTTCAGTATGGGTTTGACTGGCTGTTTAAGTTAATGGGGCTACCCACAATTAATTGGCTGGGCTCATCAAATGCCTTCTGGAGCATATTCTTAATCACCATCTGGGCATACTCAGGGCTTGCGGTCCTCTTCTACCTGGCAATGCTCATGAATGTACCATCATCAATAATCGACGCCGCTAAGGTTGATGGCGCGGGCACAATGACCATATACCTAAGGGTCCTGCTACCCAATGCTAGGGGGGCCCTCATAATATCCTCAGCATTACTATTCCTCTTTGCCCTGAGAATATTCTCATTACCCTACGGCATGGTGGGTCTTAACCCATTCGTGGAGACCGCGGTGATAAACCTGTACTGGGACTATATAACCGAGTTCTTCGCTGAATCCACCGCAATAGCCGGTATATTAATCGCCATATCCGTTGCAGTAATAGTACCCTACGCATTGTATGGGCTGAAGAGGTGGGTGCTGCAGGGGTGA
- the glcU gene encoding glucose ABC transporter permease GlcU has product MPSARYVLYQLVLGVIIAIWLIPLYAMVINSFKSNMDALSTPVLIPRGFHVSNIVTAAQALAYGLVNSVIVVLPTVVISTLLGALSAFGFYRVKHWLSDFLFTLVAIGTFIPYQVAAVPLVKIMVPLGLFNSYWGLILAYLIFFVPAGALLMSIFISVIPKDYVEMAYIDGASDLTVFLRIVLPLTMPGVIATAIYILIMSWNNFFIPLVVIKSPELRPIALAVERYMGGYGVLYNEFYAAALIAAIVPLVIFILLGRYFIRGLLALGAGTKG; this is encoded by the coding sequence ATGCCCAGCGCCAGGTACGTACTTTATCAGCTGGTCCTTGGCGTAATCATTGCGATTTGGTTAATACCACTCTATGCCATGGTCATTAACTCCTTCAAATCCAACATGGATGCTCTATCAACACCGGTGCTTATACCTCGGGGGTTCCATGTTAGTAATATAGTCACCGCGGCCCAGGCGTTGGCGTATGGCTTAGTTAATAGTGTGATTGTTGTGTTACCCACTGTGGTAATATCCACATTACTGGGCGCCTTATCGGCATTTGGATTCTATAGGGTTAAGCATTGGCTTAGTGACTTCCTCTTTACGCTAGTGGCCATAGGCACCTTCATACCCTATCAAGTGGCTGCTGTACCGCTTGTGAAGATAATGGTGCCCCTGGGACTCTTTAACTCCTACTGGGGGTTGATACTGGCATACTTAATATTCTTCGTACCCGCAGGGGCCTTGTTAATGTCCATATTCATCTCAGTAATACCCAAGGACTATGTGGAGATGGCGTACATAGACGGTGCTAGTGACTTAACGGTGTTCCTGAGGATAGTACTACCCCTGACAATGCCCGGTGTCATAGCTACTGCAATATACATACTAATAATGTCCTGGAACAACTTCTTCATACCACTGGTCGTCATAAAATCACCTGAGTTAAGGCCCATAGCACTCGCCGTTGAGAGATACATGGGCGGTTACGGGGTACTGTATAATGAATTCTACGCTGCGGCATTAATAGCGGCTATAGTGCCGCTGGTGATCTTCATACTACTGGGTAGGTACTTCATAAGGGGGTTGCTGGCCCTGGGCGCTGGCACAAAGGGTTGA
- a CDS encoding thiamine-phosphate synthase family protein: protein MVFKPRILVGLINVLNLGLEFLVDEVVPLIKAEVARELAERGYSQSRIAKILGVTQPMVNRLMNQYEYYVEKARKLNLWGMVVNVSRAVVEMIISDRYDEASRYIMSTLLLDLASLRLCDAHRMVKTDIPANCSVCSILIMPRDAVIMNVEEAVRILEANPEVALLVPGVLMNIAEAIPNPRDPADVAAVPGRIDRVEGRVKAWNPPAYGASGHLAMILIGISHSDPSTRAVASIKWGSDVEEAIKSLGWSMVKTSGSMKPSEEEIISRVVSAYITGKPRVIVDTGGYGVEPITYVFGSNAVEVALNVVSLAKEVAKLARTNQ, encoded by the coding sequence ATGGTTTTTAAGCCAAGAATATTAGTTGGTTTGATTAATGTGCTTAACCTTGGCTTGGAATTCCTGGTTGATGAAGTGGTGCCGTTGATTAAGGCGGAGGTTGCTAGGGAGCTTGCTGAGAGGGGTTATTCCCAGTCTAGGATAGCTAAGATACTTGGGGTTACTCAACCAATGGTTAATAGGTTAATGAACCAGTATGAGTATTATGTTGAGAAGGCTAGGAAACTGAACCTATGGGGTATGGTGGTTAATGTTAGTAGGGCTGTGGTTGAGATGATTATTAGTGATCGTTATGATGAAGCCTCAAGGTACATTATGAGTACTCTATTACTTGATTTAGCTAGCCTAAGGCTCTGTGATGCCCATAGGATGGTTAAGACGGATATACCGGCTAATTGTAGTGTGTGTTCAATACTGATAATGCCTAGGGATGCGGTTATTATGAATGTTGAGGAGGCTGTTAGGATTCTTGAGGCGAACCCTGAGGTTGCGTTGCTGGTGCCTGGTGTCTTAATGAATATAGCTGAGGCAATACCCAACCCCAGGGATCCAGCTGATGTGGCTGCTGTACCAGGTAGAATAGATAGGGTTGAGGGGAGGGTGAAGGCGTGGAATCCCCCAGCCTACGGGGCCAGTGGTCACTTGGCAATGATACTCATAGGTATTTCCCACAGTGACCCATCCACTAGGGCTGTGGCTTCAATTAAGTGGGGGAGTGATGTGGAGGAGGCTATTAAGTCCCTTGGGTGGAGTATGGTGAAGACCAGTGGGTCAATGAAGCCCAGTGAGGAGGAGATAATAAGTAGGGTTGTTTCAGCCTACATAACCGGTAAACCCAGGGTAATCGTGGACACTGGGGGTTATGGTGTTGAGCCGATAACCTACGTGTTCGGTAGTAATGCCGTTGAGGTTGCGCTTAACGTTGTCTCACTGGCTAAGGAGGTGGCTAAGTTAGCTAGGACTAATCAATAA
- a CDS encoding saccharopine dehydrogenase family protein: MGLITVVGLGPMGRAASYYLIKHTNHEVLGYDKSSEAVNAALSLGINAVKADAMNDEVARRIAGDSDVVLTAVPQSIADSLVFKLHEYGAKVIDLIFLWRFNSETAGRVSNGSLVIPACGWAPGLTNLLAAAASSELDAVEELGIHVGGNPVNPRPPLYYDVLFSVESTIEEYVRPATIMINGELKSVDPLSSIYPFRTWLIDGDFSEFYTDGLSTLIVTMPRRFKSIKTMYERTIRWSRHLEVMRILKDVGLLGSEALVKSLSSIMRQGVEDFSLTVVEARGVINGEPARVAFEGIDYARGGFTSMARLTGFTAAVVADLVARGVIKGSGLLPIEEAYFENKDVLRHVLNGLKAEGVKLMLTKTVTAP, translated from the coding sequence ATGGGGTTGATTACCGTAGTGGGTTTGGGTCCAATGGGTAGGGCTGCCTCATACTACTTGATTAAGCACACTAATCATGAGGTATTGGGTTACGATAAATCCAGTGAGGCGGTTAATGCTGCATTAAGCCTGGGGATTAATGCCGTTAAGGCTGATGCCATGAATGATGAGGTCGCCAGGAGGATTGCCGGTGATTCTGATGTAGTATTAACCGCTGTGCCACAGTCCATTGCCGATTCACTGGTTTTTAAGCTTCATGAATATGGGGCTAAGGTTATTGATTTAATATTCCTATGGAGGTTTAATAGTGAAACCGCTGGGAGGGTTAGTAATGGATCCCTTGTAATACCGGCCTGCGGTTGGGCTCCAGGCTTAACCAACCTACTTGCAGCTGCAGCATCCTCAGAGTTGGATGCTGTTGAGGAGTTGGGGATTCATGTTGGTGGTAATCCAGTGAACCCAAGGCCACCACTGTACTATGATGTGTTATTCTCCGTTGAAAGCACCATTGAGGAGTACGTGAGGCCGGCCACAATTATGATTAACGGTGAGTTAAAGAGTGTTGACCCATTATCATCAATATACCCGTTTAGGACCTGGCTCATTGACGGTGACTTCTCTGAATTCTACACCGACGGTTTATCAACACTAATCGTCACCATGCCTAGGCGGTTTAAGTCAATTAAAACAATGTATGAGAGAACCATTAGGTGGAGTAGGCACCTTGAGGTTATGAGGATTCTTAAGGATGTTGGCTTACTGGGTAGTGAGGCATTGGTTAAATCCTTAAGCAGCATAATGAGGCAGGGTGTTGAGGATTTCTCACTAACTGTGGTGGAGGCTAGGGGTGTGATTAATGGTGAGCCTGCCAGGGTTGCCTTTGAGGGTATTGATTACGCAAGGGGTGGCTTCACGTCAATGGCTAGGTTAACTGGGTTCACAGCAGCCGTGGTAGCTGACTTAGTGGCAAGGGGTGTGATTAAGGGTAGTGGCTTGCTCCCAATTGAGGAGGCTTATTTTGAGAATAAGGATGTATTGAGGCATGTTCTCAATGGACTTAAGGCTGAGGGCGTGAAGCTTATGCTCACTAAAACAGTAACCGCACCCTAG
- a CDS encoding adenosine-specific kinase gives MSIKFDVVDVKYPPDSNVIIGYSHFIMTVEDLYEALVSSVPGIKFGLAFCEASGKRLIRHEGNDEELRGAAIDLCSRIAAGHVFVIFIRNAYPINVLNAIKNVKEVTRILAATGNPLSIIVAEIAPERRGVVGVVDGYSPLGVEKPEDAKERKELVRRFGYKMAP, from the coding sequence ATGAGTATTAAGTTTGATGTGGTGGATGTTAAGTATCCACCTGACTCAAACGTAATAATAGGGTACTCGCACTTCATAATGACTGTTGAGGATCTTTACGAAGCCCTAGTATCCTCAGTCCCAGGCATTAAGTTTGGGTTAGCCTTCTGCGAGGCCAGTGGTAAGAGGCTTATTAGGCATGAGGGTAATGATGAGGAGCTTAGGGGCGCCGCCATTGACCTATGCTCAAGAATAGCGGCTGGGCACGTATTCGTAATATTCATTAGGAACGCCTACCCGATAAACGTCTTAAACGCTATAAAGAATGTTAAGGAGGTTACCAGGATACTTGCAGCCACAGGTAACCCCCTCTCCATAATAGTTGCTGAAATAGCCCCTGAACGCAGGGGTGTGGTTGGTGTTGTGGATGGTTACTCACCCCTAGGGGTTGAAAAACCTGAGGATGCTAAGGAACGTAAGGAATTGGTTAGGAGGTTCGGTTACAAGATGGCTCCTTAA
- a CDS encoding DegT/DnrJ/EryC1/StrS family aminotransferase: MHEAKRTLRFRPWITEEDTKAVVDALMSGNLVSPYGKYGKLLEEELTKYLNTRHALAVSSGTTALHLALRAIGVGPGDEVIVPAFTFLATASAVLHSNAVPVFADISLETLGLDSSSVESKISDRTRAIIVVHMAGMPAEMDELIKVAKEHNLYLIEDTAQALGAVYRGVKAGALGDLGTFSFYPTKTITSSEGGAVSTNSSELANRVRLLRSHGETGKYYYEELGYNYRMGELQAALAYSQLLRVEEIIRRKEAFAKTLTEELSRLDNDLLILPKPKPYVRHAWHIYQILLTSRVKAPRDKVVEELKAKGIEAVTVAYPIPLYRTPLFINKIGYGKGCPWSCPFYGREVKYEPLPNTEEATRRIFGILISPYFTEDDAVYAAKVIKDTLMALS, encoded by the coding sequence ATGCATGAGGCTAAGAGGACGCTTAGATTCAGGCCCTGGATAACCGAGGAGGATACTAAGGCTGTTGTGGATGCATTAATGAGCGGTAACCTGGTTTCACCATACGGTAAGTACGGTAAACTGCTTGAGGAGGAGTTAACCAAGTACCTTAATACTAGGCACGCGTTAGCGGTCTCAAGTGGAACAACGGCCCTTCACCTAGCCTTAAGGGCGATTGGGGTTGGGCCTGGTGATGAGGTTATTGTACCGGCATTCACCTTCCTAGCAACCGCATCAGCTGTACTGCACTCCAACGCTGTACCAGTGTTCGCAGACATCTCCCTTGAAACCCTGGGCCTTGATTCAAGTAGTGTTGAGTCTAAGATTAGTGATAGGACTAGGGCAATAATAGTGGTTCACATGGCTGGTATGCCCGCTGAAATGGATGAATTAATTAAGGTTGCTAAGGAGCATAACCTATACCTAATTGAGGACACTGCCCAAGCCCTTGGTGCAGTCTACCGTGGTGTTAAGGCTGGGGCCCTGGGGGATTTGGGTACATTCAGCTTCTACCCAACCAAGACAATAACCAGTAGTGAGGGGGGTGCTGTATCCACTAACTCCAGTGAATTGGCTAATAGGGTTAGGTTACTTAGGAGCCATGGGGAAACAGGGAAGTACTACTACGAGGAGTTGGGTTACAATTACAGGATGGGTGAATTGCAGGCAGCCTTAGCCTACTCCCAACTCCTCAGGGTGGAGGAGATTATTAGGAGGAAGGAGGCCTTCGCCAAGACCCTTACAGAGGAGTTAAGTAGATTAGATAACGACTTACTGATTCTACCTAAACCCAAGCCCTATGTTAGGCATGCCTGGCACATTTACCAAATCCTATTAACCAGTAGGGTTAAGGCGCCTAGGGATAAGGTGGTTGAGGAGCTTAAGGCTAAGGGTATTGAGGCGGTGACTGTAGCCTACCCCATACCGTTATACAGGACTCCATTATTCATTAATAAGATTGGGTACGGTAAGGGTTGCCCATGGTCATGCCCATTCTATGGTAGGGAGGTTAAGTATGAACCATTACCCAACACTGAGGAGGCTACTAGGAGGATATTCGGTATCTTGATATCACCATACTTCACGGAGGATGATGCGGTGTACGCGGCTAAGGTGATTAAGGATACATTAATGGCGTTAAGTTGA
- a CDS encoding phospholipid carrier-dependent glycosyltransferase: MGMLSLLKRWLPLVIVLVVFTLYLVAIQPHLNSYTSDEIWYVSAARNFINEVGLGRYLVSYGVTVAPSPPCNVTGATPAIYYKDNLMAWYSNVTYTQLKSLMDNSTCIVRFGYYYPDKQSIVTYLNIEHPWFGKCFMVLSMLLLGDKPVTWRVPSMILSALMLILVYYIALYISNNVAYASLASLALLMDASFRDVGIIALLDVYIGFFTLLTVYLYVTKRFTSSSVAAGLAAASKYPGVFTVFAGAYLEAYRRNGLWALVYLAISLIVFIIPQLPIIHLVGGLSNYISDVFFYLKWFTESRPPGPVASNPFDWLIGVDSFVNNVSPPLYAMGLPGAYLVALVYSFLMIIPQSRKLLFSNIQFNEYSIPVTILTMWLGFWMIYLLGNTTLYSYYTMDFAPLIPLELVLAMHRAKPNTKPWIIIAALAGIAYGIAVQWSMIYSLIKAIT; this comes from the coding sequence ATGGGTATGTTAAGCTTATTGAAGAGGTGGCTGCCACTAGTCATAGTGCTGGTGGTTTTCACGCTTTACCTAGTGGCTATTCAACCCCACTTAAACTCCTACACCAGTGATGAGATTTGGTACGTTTCAGCGGCTAGGAATTTCATAAATGAGGTTGGGTTAGGCAGGTACTTAGTCAGTTACGGAGTTACAGTAGCCCCTTCACCACCATGTAATGTAACCGGTGCTACACCGGCTATATACTATAAGGATAATTTAATGGCGTGGTACAGTAATGTAACCTACACCCAGTTGAAGAGCCTGATGGATAATTCCACCTGCATAGTTAGGTTCGGTTACTATTACCCGGATAAGCAAAGCATAGTTACTTACCTTAACATTGAGCATCCATGGTTCGGTAAATGCTTCATGGTTCTCTCAATGCTCCTACTGGGTGATAAGCCAGTTACCTGGAGGGTGCCTTCAATGATACTATCAGCCCTAATGCTAATACTAGTCTACTACATTGCATTGTACATAAGTAATAACGTGGCCTACGCATCCCTAGCATCCCTGGCTCTACTCATGGATGCATCATTCCGCGACGTTGGTATAATAGCCCTCCTGGATGTTTACATAGGCTTCTTCACACTACTCACAGTATACCTATACGTAACCAAGCGCTTCACCTCATCATCAGTGGCCGCCGGCCTAGCGGCAGCCAGCAAGTACCCAGGAGTCTTCACAGTCTTCGCTGGGGCCTACTTAGAGGCTTATAGGCGTAATGGCTTATGGGCATTAGTCTACTTAGCGATATCACTCATAGTATTCATAATACCTCAATTACCCATAATTCACCTCGTCGGCGGCTTAAGTAACTACATTTCAGACGTATTCTTCTACCTAAAATGGTTTACTGAATCCAGGCCACCTGGACCCGTTGCATCTAATCCATTCGACTGGCTCATAGGCGTAGACAGTTTTGTCAATAATGTTTCACCACCATTATATGCAATGGGGTTACCTGGGGCATACCTAGTTGCCTTAGTTTACTCATTCCTAATGATTATTCCCCAATCCAGGAAATTACTATTCAGTAATATTCAATTCAACGAGTACTCAATACCAGTCACTATACTGACCATGTGGTTAGGCTTCTGGATGATATACCTACTGGGCAATACTACGCTATACAGTTACTACACCATGGACTTCGCACCATTAATACCCCTTGAACTAGTATTAGCCATGCATAGGGCTAAGCCCAACACCAAGCCATGGATCATTATCGCGGCATTAGCCGGCATAGCCTATGGCATCGCCGTTCAATGGAGCATGATATACTCCCTAATTAAGGCTATTACCTAA
- a CDS encoding anthranilate synthase component II: protein MADITVIIDNYDSFVYNIAQYVGELDSRPLVFRNDEVSIKALERIRPDRIIISPGPGTPLNPRDIGISKDVILHFKGKVPILGVCMGHQTIGVAFGARIRRARTIKHGKTSVIRIIKTSPIFSGIPSEIEGMRYHSLVIDNPPPELEVTAVSTDDDEIMAIQHVEHPIFGVQFHPESIGTPMGKKILKNFLNLY, encoded by the coding sequence ATGGCGGACATAACAGTGATAATAGATAACTACGATTCATTCGTGTACAATATCGCCCAGTACGTGGGTGAATTAGACAGTAGACCACTGGTCTTTAGGAATGATGAAGTAAGCATAAAGGCCCTGGAGAGGATTAGGCCGGATAGGATAATAATATCACCAGGCCCAGGAACACCACTAAACCCAAGGGACATAGGCATATCAAAGGATGTAATACTGCACTTCAAGGGTAAAGTACCCATACTGGGTGTATGCATGGGCCACCAAACCATAGGAGTAGCCTTCGGAGCCAGGATAAGGAGGGCTAGGACAATAAAACATGGTAAAACCAGTGTAATAAGGATAATAAAGACATCACCCATATTCAGCGGAATACCCAGTGAAATAGAGGGAATGAGATACCACAGCCTAGTAATCGATAACCCACCACCGGAACTAGAGGTCACGGCAGTATCCACTGATGATGACGAGATCATGGCTATACAACACGTGGAACACCCCATATTCGGAGTCCAATTCCACCCAGAAAGCATTGGAACACCAATGGGTAAGAAAATACTGAAAAACTTCCTAAACCTATACTAA
- a CDS encoding anthranilate synthase component I has protein sequence MKVPLEELPKPRELVRVLIENGEDHVTLLESGPGFPERARFTIVAWGVKDLVTINDNLYDELKSLYRGLGRFEDGNIAVGYLSYEAIASIEPHLAGLIKMSDWPQAEFMIPSNVVIYDYFLGRAYVKGELPRSKPGDEGDFKVTGLVTATDPVEYMKWVSEAIEDIKNGEVFQVVLSRYEEYGFTGDLMTLYGKLADLNPSPYMYFMRMSDKYIIGTSPELLVKVDGLRVETHPIAGTRPRGRDSWSDIRLEEELLSSIKDRAEHVMLVDLARNDIGKVCVYGSVKVKELYAIEKYQSVQHLVSRVEGMLSKGNDIVDALVSTFPAGTVSGAPKPRAMELIAKYENSPRGPYAGALGIMHSGGGEFAIIIRSLFSMNDKVRIQAGAGIVYDSIPEAELQETEDKLGSIKRVLGVWRT, from the coding sequence GTGAAGGTGCCCCTTGAGGAGTTACCTAAGCCTAGGGAATTAGTTAGGGTTCTTATTGAGAATGGTGAGGATCACGTTACACTACTTGAGAGTGGGCCAGGATTCCCTGAGAGGGCTAGGTTCACCATAGTGGCCTGGGGGGTTAAGGACTTAGTGACTATTAATGATAACTTATATGATGAGCTTAAGTCCCTTTACAGGGGACTGGGTAGGTTTGAGGATGGTAATATCGCTGTGGGTTACTTATCCTATGAGGCCATTGCATCAATAGAGCCTCACTTAGCTGGTTTAATTAAGATGAGTGATTGGCCTCAGGCTGAATTCATGATACCCAGTAACGTGGTTATCTACGATTACTTCCTGGGGAGGGCCTACGTTAAGGGTGAGTTACCTAGGAGTAAGCCTGGTGATGAGGGTGATTTCAAGGTCACTGGGTTAGTGACCGCCACGGATCCCGTTGAGTACATGAAGTGGGTTTCAGAGGCCATTGAGGATATTAAGAATGGTGAGGTCTTCCAAGTGGTTTTATCAAGGTATGAGGAGTATGGGTTCACGGGGGATTTAATGACTCTTTACGGGAAGTTAGCTGACCTTAACCCATCACCATACATGTACTTCATGAGGATGAGTGATAAGTACATAATAGGCACAAGCCCTGAACTACTGGTTAAGGTTGATGGACTCAGGGTTGAGACACACCCAATAGCTGGAACAAGACCTAGGGGGAGGGATTCATGGAGTGATATTAGGCTTGAGGAGGAATTACTCTCAAGCATTAAGGATAGGGCTGAACACGTAATGCTCGTTGACTTAGCTAGGAACGATATAGGTAAGGTATGCGTATACGGTAGTGTTAAGGTTAAGGAACTATACGCCATTGAGAAGTATCAAAGCGTCCAACACCTTGTTTCCAGGGTTGAGGGAATGCTGAGTAAGGGTAATGATATTGTCGACGCCTTAGTCTCAACATTCCCAGCAGGCACAGTGAGTGGTGCACCTAAGCCAAGGGCAATGGAGCTAATAGCCAAGTACGAGAATTCACCAAGAGGACCCTACGCAGGTGCATTGGGCATTATGCATAGTGGTGGTGGGGAATTCGCCATAATAATAAGAAGCCTATTCTCAATGAACGATAAAGTAAGGATTCAGGCAGGCGCCGGCATAGTTTACGATTCAATACCTGAAGCCGAGCTTCAGGAAACTGAGGATAAGCTTGGAAGCATTAAGAGGGTGTTAGGTGTATGGCGGACATAA
- a CDS encoding phosphoribosylanthranilate isomerase has product MTLLKVCGLTRRIDVEFIDKHADYAGFIIHSDVKTQRLLSPNEARDLASTLSKAKPVAVVRGLGLRDAVELATGLGFPILQYHGVVNVDEYLSGQGNINLAPVIEYSDDSTVVKTIEEYLTMSNVEYILIDAPKAGYRLFEYGLKIPLSIIRRVVGLSRIGVAGGIGPGNVKFIIKYNPFLIDVNSGVESSPGVKDWRLIMEVVKVIKGEGAP; this is encoded by the coding sequence GTGACTCTGCTTAAGGTTTGCGGATTAACGAGGAGGATTGACGTAGAGTTCATTGATAAGCACGCCGATTACGCAGGCTTCATAATTCACTCAGATGTTAAGACCCAGAGGCTACTGAGCCCCAATGAGGCTAGGGACTTGGCTTCAACACTCTCCAAGGCTAAGCCAGTGGCCGTGGTTAGGGGATTGGGGTTAAGGGACGCAGTGGAGTTGGCTACTGGCTTAGGCTTCCCAATCCTACAGTACCACGGTGTGGTTAACGTTGATGAGTACCTTAGTGGACAGGGTAACATTAACCTTGCACCAGTAATTGAGTATAGTGACGATTCCACCGTAGTGAAGACTATTGAGGAGTACTTAACCATGAGTAACGTGGAGTACATCCTCATTGACGCCCCTAAGGCTGGTTACAGGTTATTTGAATACGGTTTGAAAATACCACTAAGCATTATTAGGCGTGTCGTGGGTTTAAGCAGGATTGGTGTTGCTGGGGGTATTGGGCCAGGTAACGTTAAGTTCATTATTAAGTATAATCCATTTTTAATAGATGTTAATTCAGGGGTTGAATCAAGCCCCGGTGTTAAGGATTGGAGACTAATCATGGAGGTTGTTAAGGTGATTAAGGGTGAAGGTGCCCCTTGA
- the trpD gene encoding anthranilate phosphoribosyltransferase: MRPLLEKIARGLELSLEEAYNAALAILKMEAGEAETAALLMGLRVRGERAFEVAGFAKALRETCLRIPVNDPYVIDTAGTGGDGLRTMNVSTISALLAAYLGVKVLKHGNRSVSSSSGSADFLEALGFNISVKPETALLMLNNHRFSFAFAPMYHPAMKNVMPVRRRLGIRTIFNLVGPLANPGLVRRQVLGVAEAGIMGVMAEAAGLIGYDHLLLVHGEPGIDEVSVFGRTMIYEVKGNSIDKYVIEPPELGLRIHELRDVVVSNPMESIEKAKRGLMGVDEAALDFIAANTAMALYVAGKVKDPRDGVEAVKQIAGNSNDFWSYVNNVAAVSRRDSA, encoded by the coding sequence ATGAGGCCACTCCTAGAGAAGATAGCTAGGGGTCTTGAGTTGAGTCTTGAGGAGGCCTATAACGCCGCCTTAGCCATATTAAAGATGGAGGCAGGTGAGGCTGAGACTGCTGCGTTACTCATGGGGCTTAGGGTGAGGGGTGAGCGTGCCTTTGAGGTTGCAGGCTTCGCTAAGGCGCTTAGGGAAACATGCCTAAGAATACCGGTTAATGACCCATACGTAATAGATACAGCTGGCACTGGGGGTGATGGGTTAAGGACAATGAACGTATCCACTATTTCAGCATTACTGGCAGCCTACCTGGGGGTTAAGGTGCTTAAGCACGGTAATAGGAGTGTCTCATCATCATCAGGCAGCGCAGACTTCCTGGAGGCCCTCGGCTTCAACATAAGTGTGAAACCTGAAACTGCATTACTAATGCTGAATAACCATAGGTTCTCATTCGCCTTCGCGCCAATGTACCACCCAGCCATGAAGAATGTTATGCCTGTTAGGAGGAGGCTCGGTATAAGAACTATATTTAACCTAGTGGGTCCATTGGCTAATCCAGGCCTTGTGAGGAGGCAGGTGCTTGGTGTGGCTGAGGCTGGAATAATGGGGGTTATGGCTGAGGCAGCTGGTTTAATAGGTTATGACCACCTCCTGTTAGTTCACGGTGAACCAGGTATTGATGAGGTTTCAGTATTCGGGAGAACAATGATATATGAGGTTAAGGGTAATTCCATTGATAAATACGTAATTGAGCCCCCTGAACTTGGTTTACGCATACATGAGTTAAGGGATGTAGTGGTCTCTAACCCAATGGAGAGCATTGAGAAGGCTAAGAGGGGTTTAATGGGTGTTGATGAAGCTGCCTTAGACTTCATAGCCGCCAACACAGCAATGGCGCTCTACGTCGCTGGTAAGGTTAAGGATCCTAGGGATGGTGTTGAGGCCGTTAAGCAGATTGCAGGTAATTCAAACGACTTCTGGAGCTACGTTAATAATGTCGCAGCAGTGAGTAGGCGTGACTCTGCTTAA